A stretch of DNA from Thermanaerosceptrum fracticalcis:
ACTAAATAAACCGGGAGTCGGAAGTCGGATAACGGATATCGCCACCGGAGGCGGTCACTTCTCAAGCACAAACATCAATTCCGCCTCGCAGGCCAGTTCCTCTCCAACGTAGGCCTTAGCCTGGCACTTGCCTACGATGCCTTTCAACTTAATCACGTCTATTTCCAGGCGCAACTGGTCCCCCGGCACCACCTGTCGCTTAAACCGGCAGTTGTCAATACCCGCAAAAAAAGCTATCTTGCCCTGATTTTCGGGTTTACTTAAGACAAGAACAGCCCCTGCCTGGGCCAGGGCTTCCACAATGAGCACACCGGGCATCACAGGTTTCCCCGGAAAATGTCCCTGAAAAAATTGTTCGTTAACAGTCACATTTTTAAGTCCCACGATTCTCTTTTCAGGAACTATTTCCACTATTTTATCTACCAGTAGAAAAGGATAACGATGGGGCAGTATATTTTGAATCTGTATGGAATCTAACATATCACGACCTCCTGGAAGTTAGCAGTTCGCAGTTGGCAGTTCGCAGCATTGACCGGGTGCCTGGTACTGGTACCGATTACTGGACACTGGTCACTGGTCACCAAAATCGAAACGTCATTACAGATTTTTTTCGACAAAAAAAAATCAAATCCTTTTTGCATTTTCTAACAGCCTTAGCCGGATACCCAATTTGTTTAAGAGACTGGTTAAGATATACAGCACTTCCTTTTCTCTCAAGAGCAAGATGGTTACTCCGTACACAGTCATTCCTAAAAGAATGCTCAAAAAAACTTCCCCTAACAATACTTTGGTCCCACCGCCGGTACCAACAGCAGCCTGTAAATAAACATAAAGTTTCCAGGCCGCCAAAGCGGTCAGAAGAGAAGAAATCAGGGATTTGGCCACAGTGGACAACAGGTCTTTCACAAACAGATCAGGCAGATGTTTTCTTAAGAAAAAGTACATGGCGACAGTGTTAAAGACGGCGGCTAAAGTATTGGCCAGAGCCAAACCGCTGTGTCCCATGCTGTTCACCAAAATCACACTGGCTATAATATTCACCGCAATGGAGAAAAGTCCCATGTAAAGGGGTGTATTTACATCCCGCAAGGCATAATAGGCCCTGGTGATGACCATATTGGCCGCCATGGCAAACATGCCCAGACAAAAATAGAATAACGCATCGGACGTCATTTTTGTGGCCGTGGCATCAAAGGCTCCCCGCTCAAAAAGGAGCTTCACAACAGGAGTCTTTAAGGCCATTAATCCCGCAGCTGCCGGCAGAGTAATCAGCAGTACCATTTTTAAGCCCCTCACCAGGGTCAGAGCCAGTGCATGCCTGTCTTCTTTAATGGCCTGCTCGGACAGGGTGGGAAAGATCGCTGAAGAGATGGCAAAAACAAAGATGCCCAAAGGAAGATTCATTAATTTGCTGGCATAGTTCAAAGCAGAAATGCTTCCTTCAGCAAGGCTTGAGGCAAAAAACCTGTTAATAGCCAGATAAAGCTGGTTAACGGCCACACCGAGGAAAATAGGCACCAGGTTAATAAAAATCCCCTTTACTTCAGGATGCCGCAGATTCCAGGACCAGCTGTAGCGAAAGCCCACTTTACGCAGGACGGGCAACTGGATGAGCATGGCCCCTGCCATACTCAGAAGAGTACCCCAGGCCAGGAGTTCAATACCGTATTTACCCAAGAAGATGACGGAAAGGATAATGATCAGGCTGGAAAATCCGGGAGCAAAGGCAGCTACGGCAAAGGATTTCCGGGCATTGAGCACGCCTGTCATCAGCATGCCTATTCCCATAAAAATAATCGAAGGAAACATGATGATCGTAAGGGTAACGGCCAGATCCGTGGTGGAAGAATCAAAACCAGGCGCGGTAAGATAAACCAGGCCGCGGGCTCCCACAATACCCAGTAAAGTGAAAACCGCCATGATCAGGGCTGTCCAGTTCAAGGTGATGCTGGCAATCTTCCAGGCCTCTTTTTCTTCCCCTTTCACCAGGTACTTGGTGACCACCGGTACAATAGACGTGACCAGGGCCATACCTAAGACCGCCTGGAGAAAATAGGGCAAAGTATAGGCCACCAGATAGGCATCCGTTAAAACTGTGGCCCCGAACTCTTTGGCGATAACCGTCTCCCGGACAAACCCCAGCACCCGGCTCATCAGGTTCATAATCATGATTATTACTGCCGCTTTGGCGATACCTTTACTCATTGATGTCATCTCCTGCGATGTCTCGCCTTCCGCTTTCCGACTTCCGACTACCGACTTCTTTTTCAAGACGATCGGAAAGTCCTTTCAGCATGGCCATTACTACATCACACTTATCATCTAATTTTGTATAATCAGCTTCATTAAGATAACCTAGTTCATGACTGAGAAAGATAAAGTATCTTACTTCGCTTAATGAACCCCTTGCTATATAAATGAACTGAATAAATTCTTTTGAATACTGCCTTTCACAACCTTCAGCTAAATTAGCTGGTATAGAGACTGCTGCCCTTCTTAATTGAGATACTAACCCAAATTTTTCTTCTGCGGGGAAGCCGTTTGTAATCTCATATATTTCCTTAACCAATTCATGGGCTTCTTTCCAGACCCTAAACTTTTTAAATCTCTTTGACATCTGGGTAAACCCCTCTCAACTCAAAAATCGGAAATCGGATGTCGGATATCGGAAAGTCGATCACTTCTGAAGCAACCCCAGCGCAATCCTGGCATTCTGCCAGGCCTTTTGATACATAGGAGCAAGTTTGGCCTGCAGGTCTTTGTTTATTTCCTCACGCCGGGAATAAGCCCAGTTCACCATTTCTATGAGAGTTTCAGAAAGTAAATTATTTACTGAGATTAGTGCCTGCTGCCCGATACTCTCCAGGAAGCGGTCTACTTTGGGGTCATAGGATAACCCCACTACCGGCACCCCTACTACTGCTCCTTTGATCAAAGCATGGAGGCGCATGCCTAAAACTAAATCCATATTTTTTGTTATACTAAGAATCTCTTCGGGATTGTACATCTCCTTAAGAACCACGGCCTGGTGCTTCATCTGTTTGGCCGCCTGCCGGGAGATGGTAATATCGCCGGGGAACTGCATGGGAACGAAAACAATCTTCCAGCCTTCTCCCGCCAGCTGATCACAGGCTTTGACCAGTTCCACGAGATAAGCATTATCCTTCCAGGAACGGATATAAACACCCAGCAGTTTTTGTCCTTCCTCTTTGCGTAGACCGTTACGTTCAAGTATTTCTCTGCCCAATTCAACGGAAACTGTCTCCGGTGACAGGCCTAAAACAGGGTCAGCTGTAACAGTGATGTCTCGTTCCACGCCCATGGCCACCAGATCATCTTTGGACCTTTGGTCCCGGACTGTAATGGCATTGACCCTGTTCAGAATAAAAGAAGTCAAAAATCTATTCATTCTCGTCTTCAAGGGCCCTATCCCCTGGGCATATACCATGACCGGTTTTTCCAGCAGTTTCGCGATAAATATGACTCCCAAGTAGTAAAGGGGACTAAACTTGCTGGTCACATCCTGCAGGAGGGAACCCCCTCCGCTGATAAGCAAATCGCAAGTTAACAAAGTTTTGGTTACTTCCCCGATTTTCCAGCGTTTGCAAGCATTCACATTGTACTGTTTGGCAGTTTTCACAGGGTCATTGGACAGTACGGTAATCTCAATCTCCGGTTCAATTTTTCTTAAGGTACGAATGATAGCATAGAGAATGGCTTCGTCCCCGGCGTTATTGAACCCGTAATAGCCGGACAGCACTACTCTACTCACAGGTCATCCTCCTCCCATACCATTTCAGGGAGTAATTTACCAGGACAATAATGATTATTCCGATGACAATACCAAGCCACAGACCATGGAAACTGCGGATTAGTGAGATCATCAGGGGTGTATGGATATGGGCATAGGTATTGACCAGGGAGACCTGCCCGATAATGCCCAAGATTAAAAGCATAATCTTTCTCAAGTCGTACCCATAATAAAGCAGAGCCAGCATGGCAGGATGTCCCAGCAGGAACTCCTTGGTCCGGGGTCTTACCCAAAGAACCCGGTCAAGCATATCGCGGAGCATAGCTTCCCAGGAACTCACCAGAGCCGTACCGTCATTGCCTGTCCTGATGATATAGACAACCAGGCCTGCCAGTAATAAAACACCGGCCAAAGCATGCTTTAACAAGATGGGAAAATCCAGCAGTTCCTTGGCTTTCTTGACTGGATCGGTGTCCCGGAAAAGGAAATAGACCGGAATGATTAAAAGTGGTGCAATGTGGGCTAACTTTACCCCCACGAACTGGTCAAGTTTTAACATAAAGGACTTATCCGACAAGAGACCCGTCATGATTACCGCGCCGATTAAACTAATGGCAGACATTTTCAAGAGGGCCGGTACAGCCTGGGATAAACTCCTTCTTTCTTCACGAATAACTGAAATAGTCCCCAGGACAGGGAAAAGAACAACTGCCGCCAGGGCCATGGCTTTCCGGGCCAGATTAGGTGCCAAGAATAATATTCCTGCCCAGCCGAAAAGAGCGAGAATGCCCAGTAAGGACCCCCAGGTTGTACCGAAGAGATAATTAGCTCCAAGAATCAATCCCCCTATTACGCCGAGGCCTGCTGCAAGAATGATGACTCCGGAATAGGGTACACCGGCCAGCTGGGAAGCCTGCCCCACTTGAAAACCTTCATTCACCAGGTTATTCTTAACTCTTTCCACATAATTAACGGCATTATTTAAAGCTGTACCGGGCTGCTCAAGACCGAAGAAACGGACAAAGAGCACACGAATATTTCTCTCCGTCACAGCCAGGTTAAACCTGTCTACTGCCTGGTCTTCCGTATATTTACCCATCTCATTTTCACTAATGGCATGGATTCTGACTGCCTTCTTATTCATCAAAGCAGCCAGCTGCTCTAACCCTTGCTGGGGGAAAAACTCAAATATCCCTACAGGTACATTGAGTTCACCAAGCTTTCGGGCCAAATAGCGCGCAAATTCCTTATCCCCTCTCCCGGGTATGGTCCTGTCATTAAAGGCCACTAAAGCAAGGCCCGGTATTTCCTTCAAGGAGTCGACAACCACATCTATGGACTGATTTGTGGGCTTTACCCAGTCCCGGATCTGAGGTGCGACCTTTAATCCCCCTTTTTCCAAAGCCAAAATATCTTCTTTAATAAACCCTACGCCCAGGTTTTCCAGTTCTTTTGGCGATAAAGGCAGGCTCAGGAGATAGCCCTCATCATCCTTTGCCGTGGTAACCATTGTGATTTTCACACCCAGCTGCTTATAAACACTTTCATAAGCAGCTTTGTCTTTGATAAAGAGATATGAGTGTTCCTTTACAGGCTTAAAGCCAGGAAACAGGTCTTTATTAATCTCCTGCTGGAAGGCCAGCTGTCCTCCGGTAAAAAGTACAGCCCGGCCCATGCGGTCCAGGTCTTTAACTGTTCGCTCTTTCATGAGCACCCCTGTAGCTCCCGCCTCTTTAAACTGCGCAGCCAGGGTTTCCAGAGGTACTTGATGGGCCATCGACAATGCCAGGAGTTCATCATAATTGACGAGAATTTCTACCGTTTTGTTCCTTTCCTCCGCCTCTACACGATAAAAATCTACGTATAAGGAAGCAAGTAAACTGATTATGATTAATGCAACTGCTAATCTATTTAATAATTTCTTATTTATGCTCATTCTATCTCCCCCAATTTAGTGACCAGAGTCCAGTGTCCGGACCTATATAAGTGACCAGAGCCCAATCTCC
This window harbors:
- the fabZ gene encoding 3-hydroxyacyl-ACP dehydratase FabZ, coding for MLDSIQIQNILPHRYPFLLVDKIVEIVPEKRIVGLKNVTVNEQFFQGHFPGKPVMPGVLIVEALAQAGAVLVLSKPENQGKIAFFAGIDNCRFKRQVVPGDQLRLEIDVIKLKGIVGKCQAKAYVGEELACEAELMFVLEK
- the murJ gene encoding murein biosynthesis integral membrane protein MurJ, whose amino-acid sequence is MSKGIAKAAVIIMIMNLMSRVLGFVRETVIAKEFGATVLTDAYLVAYTLPYFLQAVLGMALVTSIVPVVTKYLVKGEEKEAWKIASITLNWTALIMAVFTLLGIVGARGLVYLTAPGFDSSTTDLAVTLTIIMFPSIIFMGIGMLMTGVLNARKSFAVAAFAPGFSSLIIILSVIFLGKYGIELLAWGTLLSMAGAMLIQLPVLRKVGFRYSWSWNLRHPEVKGIFINLVPIFLGVAVNQLYLAINRFFASSLAEGSISALNYASKLMNLPLGIFVFAISSAIFPTLSEQAIKEDRHALALTLVRGLKMVLLITLPAAAGLMALKTPVVKLLFERGAFDATATKMTSDALFYFCLGMFAMAANMVITRAYYALRDVNTPLYMGLFSIAVNIIASVILVNSMGHSGLALANTLAAVFNTVAMYFFLRKHLPDLFVKDLLSTVAKSLISSLLTALAAWKLYVYLQAAVGTGGGTKVLLGEVFLSILLGMTVYGVTILLLREKEVLYILTSLLNKLGIRLRLLENAKRI
- a CDS encoding four helix bundle protein → MSKRFKKFRVWKEAHELVKEIYEITNGFPAEEKFGLVSQLRRAAVSIPANLAEGCERQYSKEFIQFIYIARGSLSEVRYFIFLSHELGYLNEADYTKLDDKCDVVMAMLKGLSDRLEKEVGSRKSESGRRDIAGDDINE
- the csaB gene encoding polysaccharide pyruvyl transferase CsaB codes for the protein MSRVVLSGYYGFNNAGDEAILYAIIRTLRKIEPEIEITVLSNDPVKTAKQYNVNACKRWKIGEVTKTLLTCDLLISGGGSLLQDVTSKFSPLYYLGVIFIAKLLEKPVMVYAQGIGPLKTRMNRFLTSFILNRVNAITVRDQRSKDDLVAMGVERDITVTADPVLGLSPETVSVELGREILERNGLRKEEGQKLLGVYIRSWKDNAYLVELVKACDQLAGEGWKIVFVPMQFPGDITISRQAAKQMKHQAVVLKEMYNPEEILSITKNMDLVLGMRLHALIKGAVVGVPVVGLSYDPKVDRFLESIGQQALISVNNLLSETLIEMVNWAYSRREEINKDLQAKLAPMYQKAWQNARIALGLLQK
- a CDS encoding DUF5693 family protein; the protein is MSINKKLLNRLAVALIIISLLASLYVDFYRVEAEERNKTVEILVNYDELLALSMAHQVPLETLAAQFKEAGATGVLMKERTVKDLDRMGRAVLFTGGQLAFQQEINKDLFPGFKPVKEHSYLFIKDKAAYESVYKQLGVKITMVTTAKDDEGYLLSLPLSPKELENLGVGFIKEDILALEKGGLKVAPQIRDWVKPTNQSIDVVVDSLKEIPGLALVAFNDRTIPGRGDKEFARYLARKLGELNVPVGIFEFFPQQGLEQLAALMNKKAVRIHAISENEMGKYTEDQAVDRFNLAVTERNIRVLFVRFFGLEQPGTALNNAVNYVERVKNNLVNEGFQVGQASQLAGVPYSGVIILAAGLGVIGGLILGANYLFGTTWGSLLGILALFGWAGILFLAPNLARKAMALAAVVLFPVLGTISVIREERRSLSQAVPALLKMSAISLIGAVIMTGLLSDKSFMLKLDQFVGVKLAHIAPLLIIPVYFLFRDTDPVKKAKELLDFPILLKHALAGVLLLAGLVVYIIRTGNDGTALVSSWEAMLRDMLDRVLWVRPRTKEFLLGHPAMLALLYYGYDLRKIMLLILGIIGQVSLVNTYAHIHTPLMISLIRSFHGLWLGIVIGIIIIVLVNYSLKWYGRRMTCE